The Daucus carota subsp. sativus chromosome 9, DH1 v3.0, whole genome shotgun sequence genome window below encodes:
- the LOC135149682 gene encoding uncharacterized protein LOC135149682, which yields MTSNRSWVGRSRYNEFKYITEEYKNGVDSFLKFACDNLKDEDEGLMRCPCQKCKNRYFKDPSGVKVDLYLHGIMQWYTKWELHGEKDMPRVEVGMSSGCNDDADMYDAHNMVRDFADANRYFENFEEEPNADAKEFYNMVNDASEPIYPNNKDYTRLSFVNKLLHFKNNHHCSNNGFDELLCLIGSVLPDGHKLPKSYYEVRKMISGLHMGYEKIDACENDCMLFYKEDINKTHCDICYTSRYKEQKDPKKKKIARKILRYFPLTQRLQRLFMAEKTAECMRWHHNRVVVEGQLSHPADGDEWKHFDSRFPHFSKEIRNVRLGLSTDGFDPFHDAHAREYTVWPVVVVVYNLPPSMCTKAPYMFMPLLIPGPSDPTKDLHVYLRPLIDELKLLWHTGVETYDRFSRTNFMMKATLMWTISDFPALAMLSGWSTKGKLSCPVCMGEVKATQLKHGGKPSFYGTARYFLDQDDPLRRSTKFGRTKALSVTYRHSGIIAKTMCEQIQFPPPGKTSWRKPRDYGVTHNWTHFSPFFELPYWETLRLRHCIDVMHTEKNVFDNIFCTLINDKKKSKDNLKARRDCMELGIHRELWIKEDGTIPSAPYVLSRDQLHLLFRWISKLQPPDGYVSNIARCVNFEKNSIHGMKSHDCHIFMQKLSPIVCRDLLPRHVADVLIELSNFFQDLCSANLKYSDLEKMEKDIVRIMSKLEVIYTPSLFDPMEHLPLHLATEAKLGGPCNGRWMYFVERYLHNLKLKVKNKARVEGSIAERYIEEECVHFCSLYFDSKVATVHNQLRRNEAPRQSHDPNLLEVYTYPTLLGLRIRDRYLSDDEHKLIKYYVLINSPEVGKYLRGFQRLVKKHYPHYNDAQMDEIQKEQFTDWFERRVQHDEELKEKFMELIRGPIFKVESYKTCKCNGYKFACVNPHDLTSSNSGIVVIGKIFNTIVIFT from the exons ATGACATCCAATCGTAGTTGGGTTGGTCGTAGTCGATACAATGAGTTCAAATATATAACGGAAGAATACAAGAATGGTGTGGATAGTTTTCTTAAATTTGCTTGTGATAATCttaaagatgaagatgaaggccTTATGAGATGTCCATGTCAAAAGTGTAAAAATAGGTATTTCAAAGATCCTAGTGGTGTGAAAGTTGATTTGTATCTTCATGGGATTATGCAATGGTATACCAAATGGGAGTTACATGGGGAGAAGGATATGCCCCGAGTTGAAGTTGGAATGAGTTCCGGTTGTAATGATGATGCTGACATGTATGATGCTCATAACATGGTAAGAGATTTTGCAGATGCAAATAGATATTTTGAGAATTTTGAGGAGGAACCAAATGCCGATGCCAAAGAATTTTACAATATGGTGAATGATGCCTCTGAACCAATCTATCCAAATAACAAGGATTACACAAGATTGTCATTTGTAAACAAGCTACTACATTTCAAGAACAATCATCATTGTAGTAATAATGGCTTCGATGAGTTACTTTGCCTTATTGGATCGGTGTTACCTGATGGTCACAAACTTCCCAAGAGCTATTATGAGGTGCGAAAGATGATATCGGGATTGCATATGGGATATGAAAAAATTGATGCTTGTGAAAATGATTGCATGTTATTTTACAAGGAAGACATCAACAAGACACATTGTGATATATGTTATACAAGCCGATACAAGGAGCAAAAGGatccaaagaagaagaagatcgcACGTAAGATCTTGCGCTACTTTCCTCTCACCCAAAGGTTGCAACGCTTGTTTATGGCTGAGAAGACAGCTGAGTGTATGAGGTGGCACCACAACAGAGTTGTAGTTGAAGGCCAGTTATCTCACCCCGCTGATGGTGATGAGTGGAAGCATTTTGATAGTAGATTCCCGCACTTTTCAAAGGAGATTCGAAATGTTAGACTTGGCCTTTCCACTGATGGATTTGACCCATTTCATGATGCACATGCAAGGGAATACACAGTGTGGCCTGTGGTGGTTGTGGTGTACAACCTTCCTCCATCTATGTGCACGAAGGCTCCGTACATGTTCATGCCTCTTCTCATTCCTGGACCGAGTGATCCTACAAAAGACCTTCATGTTTATCTTCGACCACTGATTGATGAATTGAAACTATTGTGGCACACCGGGGTGGAAACATATGATAGATTCTCACGTACCAATTTCATGATGAAGGCAACACTAATGTGGACAATCAGTGACTTTCCCGCACTTGCCATGCTTAGTGGATGGTCAACTAAAGGCAAGTTGTCTTGTCCAGTTTGTATGGGAGAAGTTAAAGCCACTCAACTAAAACATGGTGGTAAACCTAGCTTTTATGGCACTGCTCGATATTTCTTGGACCAAGATGATCCACTTAGAAGGAGTACAAAGTTCGGTAGAACTAAGGCATTATCAGTCACATATCGACATTCTGGAATAATAGCAAAGACAATGTGCGAGCAGATACAGTTTCCCCCTCCAGGAAAGACATCCTGGAGAAAACCCAGGGATTATGGTGTGACACATAATTGGACTCACTTTTCGCCATTTTTTGAGCTCCCTTATTGGGAGACACTTAGACTTCGTCATTGCATTGATGTCATGCACACTGAGAAAAATGTTTTTGACAACATATTTTGCACATTGATTAATGACAAGAAGAAGTCGAAAGACAACTTGAAGGCAAGACGTGATTGCATGGAATTGGGAATACATCGTGAGTTGTGGATAAAAGAGGATGGCACAATACCAAGCGCGCCATACGTGCTTTCTAGAGATCAACTCCATTTGTTGTTCAGGTGGATTTCTAAACTTCAACCTCCTGACGGGTACGTCTCAAATATAGCTAGGTGTGTGAATTTTGAAAAGAACTCTATTCATGGTATGAAATCACATGATTGTCATATTTTTATGCAAAAGCTGTCGCCTATCGTTTGTCGTGACTTGCTACCGAGACATGTAGCCGACGTTCTTATTGAGTTGTCCAATTTCTTTCAAGATTTGTGCTCAGCTAATTTGAAATACAGTGACTTAGAAAAAATGGAGAAAGACATAGTGAGAATAATGTCCAAGCTTGAAGTGATCTATACTCCTAGTCTTTTCGATCCAATGGAGCATTTGCCGCTACATTTAGCTACCGAGGCCAAGTTGGGTGGCCCATGTAATGGGAGATGGATGTATTTTGTTGAAAGATACTTGCACAACTTGAAATTGAAAGTAAAAAACAAAGCTCGAGTAGAGGGTTCGATTGCAGAACGATATATTGAGGAAGAGTGTGTCCACTTTTGTTCGTTATATTTCGACTCTAAAGTGGCAACAGTGCATAATCAACTTCGGCGAAATGAGGCACCCCGACAATCTCATGATCCCAATTTGTTAGAAGTTTACACCTATCCGACACTACTTGGTTTACGTATTAGAGATAGATACTTGAGTGATGATGAACATaaacttataaaatattatgttctTATCAATTCACCCGAGGTTGGAAAATATTTGCG TGGATTCCAACGGTTGGTAAAGAAGCATTACCCGCATTACAATGATGCTCAAATGGATGAAATTCAAAAGGAACAATTTACGGATTGGTTTGAAAGAAGG gtACAACATGATGAAGAGCTAAAGGAGAAATTTATGGAATTAATAAGAGGTCCTATATTTAAAGTTGAATCCTATAAAACATGCAAGTGCAATGGTTACAAATTTGCTTGTGTAAATCCTCATGACCTCACTTCATCTAACTCCGGCATCGTTGTGATTGGTAAGATATTTAATACAATTGTAATATTCACATAG